TTTACCCAGCAAAGCCTTGTTTAACAAGAGCATGCTTGGAAAAACATATTGAATAAACTAAATGCATACTCTGAAGTACTTGAGctaaaggcaactggacttgttTTTAGGTTCATGAAAACATTTCAGGTGTTATCCGAGAGGGTTCATAAGTCCTAAAGGTCCACATATTTAACCCTTGATGGGCTTGTCACATTAGGAGTGGTCCTGAGAGTTGTTGACCTACCCTGTCATCGTATGAGTCATTAATTGTCAAATGAGCCAAGCCTCTCaaaagaggtgaaacatcttcacgGACCTAAAAAAGAAGTTCAGCTGCCTTTAACCCAAGTGTTTAAAACTAGGATTCAGCAATAATTTGAAGCAATCATCTTCTGAATGACTTTCTCATTCTctgacatcattgtggaggaattttggctccttttttttttttttacaacactCTAGCTCCTTGAGGTTTGCGGGCATTTGCTTCtacacagctctctgaaggtcccgccacatcaggttgaggtctggactttgactgtcactgcagcaccttgatttttgttttctttttgagccattgtagatttgctgctgtgcttgggatcattgtcctgttgcatgacacagtttcagccaagctttcgctgtcagacagatgacctcacatttcactctagaatactttggtatacagatgAGTCGAGTCAATGACTGTTGggtgctcaggtcctgtggctgcagaacaagcctaaatcatcacctctccaccaccgtgctggaCAGCTGGTTTGCCGTGTCcatgctgatatgctgtgtttggttttttgccaaacagcatatcagcaaaATAAGTACAACAAAGTTCTTGGGTATTAAAGAggacatatcatgcttttaaatccttccctttcatatgtaaatcattgacttgtggtctatataaagtagaactgcaatgctttggtctgaattcctcggTATTGTGgctccacagacccctcgtTTACACCTGTTCTTAGGTGTGCCTTAGAGCAGCTCATTTTGGGgcggtctctttaaatgtgaatgagacatttcacaCCCCGCCCCCCTCCAGGTCGCAGAGCGTTCTTggacttggactacaaaatcgcTGCGAGAAAAAATGGCGGATTCACAAAATTGGTTAGCTGGAAGGCCAtgaccttgtttagcagttccacagcaaatactgtgacgtaaTAGACAAGCAAAAAggatataaagatatctacacAGCACCGggagagaataaatttaaattttctgcacttctAGACACTCAAAAGtacacaaaaatgtatttaagggctaaaaagtggattttttttatgatatgtcccctttaaatgAACAATGTTTATCTTTGACCCCACTCTATTACTGATTAATAGCATCTATCTGGGTGAcctaaaaaattaaatgaatacaCAAACAGTCTGGTGCTGCCAACAACACAAAGTAAGCCTCTGAGGGTTAATCTTACAGGGGCATCGTCGTGGTCCACAGAGAAGTTGCAGACCAGCCATGTGTCtgggtcattttcatttcttgGTGGAATCATCCTGATGGCTGACAGAAAGAGTACATCTCTCTGAGTGACGGGCCACACTGTCTAAAACACAGAAGACACATTCAGCAGGCATTCAATCAAAAACAGGCTGTGTAATCTAACTGGACTCAGTGGACTCAGCATACCTTGTGAGCCTGGTAAACAATGATGGCATTATCAGAGAGCTTTTCCACAACATGGAAATTTTCAACagtggctgtgggaggaagagttcattgttttcattatggcattacataaacacacaaagtcaAATACTTAAAATGTGATGAGACAAAATGCTGATCTTACTCTCCCAGTCCAATCGGACTGCAGTGTCCCAGAAGTAGTGGCAGACCTCATGTCCAGTTACCCCCTTGACAGCATGTGTAGCTTTAAGGGGATCCAGGATGATGCCGTTCTCCTCCACTTCTCTCCTGTATACCTGTTACAAAAAGCCGGAGATTGAATACTGTAACCGtacttacatttttaattattcacaGCAAAGAAGAGAAATGATTGGTAAGAGTTTCTATTATCCGTATTCACCTTCATCGCCCCTTCCTCTGCTACCAGTTGCCAATTGGCATCTCCACCCTCCTCCTGGATAGAGTAAGCCATGTGATTCTGCAGAAGTTCATCCACCTAATAGTCAGATATTAATTAATTCACATGTTAGATAGTCTTTGGTGGcttgctttagttttttttcttgccgTTTATGAACTAAATTCAAGAAAAGGGTTtaggattttatttgtttgtttatttggttttagTATCCCATCTGTTTTTGAGTCTTGTGTTTGGGTCCAATTTCTGCATAAATTACCACAGTGTGTTATAAATACAGTGTGTAGTCTGGATTCATGCCTGCCCatgctgcagaagaagaagagtgcTGTGAGCAAAGGAGGTGGAATGAACTAAATTCCAGTCATGCACTGATAGACCAAATTTTTGGTCTATCAGTGCAAAAAGAAGAACAATGGCTACAGGGCtgtacagcagagagagagagagaacaaaaactgaaagcaaagcACAGGATAAGATCACAACCTGATAAAATAGCATTTCATATGATGATGTTGTGTAAGTTCTTAAAAATATTGTAGCaagcaaataattattttccgaGTGAACAGATTAAGGTCAGGCATGGCCATGTCTTCAGCACCAGGAAGAAGACCACACTGGCTCTGAGCTGACTTGTGCTGATTTGTAAAGAAATGATAAGGCAAAGAAAAGAGTAGCAATTTGTGGCCTCAAATTAAAATCAAGTAGGATGGGAATAAGGTGAAAGGCatggtgaaaataaaaatatgctacACACCGTGTTGGCAAATCTGTGTGTCCCAGAACTGGAGTATTTATCACAAGAGGAAGCCAGAGGTAGTTGAATTTTCCAGGCCTTCTCTGACTGGCACTGAGGGAAACAATGGAAGAGATAAGGTGAGAAGATCAAGGAAATAGATGTAGGTTTATGCTGGACTTGTATGATGGCAGCAAGAGGTGTGACGGATGGGTTCAAgctgggggtgggattacatgaGGAATCGGCTCTGAGACCCTTCTTGTTTCTAGTGGTGATGGATGGGCTGACAGTTGAGGTCACCTCTccagagagcctggagaggtggaggtatgcactggagaaaagaggaataaaaatcaGTAGACACAAAACAGAGCATGGATGTGAATGATAGGGAAGCAAGCGTAACAGTGAAGGGAAATCACCCCGGACGCTTGTCTCTACCCACTCCACTCTGCCCACACTCTTTTTTTCACctctcttcttcactgtctgctgctttggatgcttGACCCCAGGTATTCACACTCCATACTGAATCAAGGGGTGCACTCATTGTTTTTC
This sequence is a window from Archocentrus centrarchus isolate MPI-CPG fArcCen1 chromosome 9, fArcCen1, whole genome shotgun sequence. Protein-coding genes within it:
- the LOC115786329 gene encoding collagen type IV alpha-3-binding protein-like isoform X1, which gives rise to MSTRTSLHSSPKRSRKSKKTELLKHQAQRWIPLQTCSHSVTCQSEKAWKIQLPLASSCDKYSSSGTHRFANTVDELLQNHMAYSIQEEGGDANWQLVAEEGAMKVYRREVEENGIILDPLKATHAVKGVTGHEVCHYFWDTAVRLDWETTVENFHVVEKLSDNAIIVYQAHKTVWPVTQRDVLFLSAIRMIPPRNENDPDTWLVCNFSVDHDDAPPTNQCVRAKINVAMICQTLVSPPEGDKEISRDNILCRVSYVANVNPGGWFPASILRPVAKREYPKFLKRFTSYVQEKTAGKPILF
- the LOC115786329 gene encoding collagen type IV alpha-3-binding protein-like isoform X2, producing MAYSIQEEGGDANWQLVAEEGAMKVYRREVEENGIILDPLKATHAVKGVTGHEVCHYFWDTAVRLDWETTVENFHVVEKLSDNAIIVYQAHKTVWPVTQRDVLFLSAIRMIPPRNENDPDTWLVCNFSVDHDDAPPTNQCVRAKINVAMICQTLVSPPEGDKEISRDNILCRVSYVANVNPGGWFPASILRPVAKREYPKFLKRFTSYVQEKTAGKPILF